A window from Bdellovibrionales bacterium encodes these proteins:
- a CDS encoding transposase, whose translation MKSRGPQMKFQDQSIKQMHQFGGSLLKNSNAKTKRPISTKHAMHVVLRSSLARGEWSLRSAKNLRMVEKTVRTQAQKYGIKIYEFANVGNHLHLLIKVGNRHTFAPFMRAISGIIALKVTGARKAKELKQKFWDYRPWSRVVQWRKAYSVVKDYVVQNHLEAIGAVPYQPRRRRAPA comes from the coding sequence ATGAAATCGCGCGGTCCGCAGATGAAATTTCAGGATCAAAGTATCAAGCAAATGCATCAGTTTGGTGGGTCATTGCTTAAAAATAGCAATGCGAAGACGAAGCGGCCCATCAGTACCAAGCATGCGATGCATGTGGTGCTTCGATCGAGTCTTGCGCGTGGGGAGTGGTCGCTTCGCTCCGCTAAAAATCTGAGAATGGTGGAGAAAACTGTTCGCACGCAGGCTCAGAAGTATGGGATTAAGATCTATGAGTTTGCTAACGTCGGGAATCATCTGCATCTCCTTATCAAAGTCGGCAATAGACACACCTTTGCGCCGTTTATGCGCGCGATTTCAGGCATTATTGCGCTCAAAGTGACGGGGGCTCGCAAGGCCAAGGAGCTCAAACAGAAATTCTGGGATTATCGCCCTTGGAGCCGTGTTGTTCAGTGGCGAAAAGCTTATTCTGTCGTCAAAGATTATGTCGTTCAGAACCATCTTGAGGCTATTGGGGCTGTTCCTTATCAGCCGCGCCGACGCCGGGCCCCGGCTTGA
- a CDS encoding HDIG domain-containing protein, with amino-acid sequence MPLHKFGPKKTDAPHKRVNYEDHSLKFREWADHLGIEKTFFGRMLSSVYQELERRFYIKRIATIFAFCLVLSYLIFFQLELPYDFRVGDVAKYDVVSPFSFEMTDEVTTEEKRLRAELTVPVVYDFDTSVFERVSSGVYRSFRTQRSFLREVQWPKSLKGREEAMRDFFQHKSQFEKELGIGVSDFMYEWLVENRFNPRIESAVVRNLENWYEKKIAEAPDRFIPSNQNTVVARVIHKSNLGREFNLPKTEILDLQNPDHFEGDFSRGAEKMTESDRANILYFSRSLVVPNLTLNKQEAASRKQIAREAIIPVNITIKKNQVIVPQGSVVQPFQMAMIRQIQAIQADRRGNLMTFSLALFLTLLIIVFASYMRRFTLNKVRVFPKDSMVMMLIILSVILITKIYLFVTDAAFAAKFGHILTPKVFLYAAPMAAAPMMMGLLVTSGEIVWLFTAFTAFCAGIMTDFSFNFMLVTMVGGIAGARGVFMCKTRNDIYWAGIRTGLVNALLVAFLMTVSKIEQEGALNEVYVTIPAAFVGGIFSALVTMMIIPLLESVFNYTTDVKLLELSNLNHPLLKEMIVKAPGTYHHSMMVGSMVEAAAEEIDANPLLGKVMCYYHDIGKTEHANYFIENQKPGHNPHDHISPFMSKTLLVAHVKDGVELGVKFKLGKPIIDGIIQHHGTTLISFFYNKALDLKKPDDCEISEEDFRYPGPKPQFREAALCMLADSIEAAARSLDEPTPTRLQNIVRNVMQRKFQDGQLDECNLTLKDISKVENAFTRILLGIYHQRIDYPRAAGGGLGEKT; translated from the coding sequence ATGCCGTTGCACAAGTTCGGACCTAAAAAAACAGACGCGCCTCATAAACGTGTCAACTACGAAGACCATAGCTTGAAGTTCCGCGAGTGGGCTGACCACTTGGGAATCGAGAAGACTTTTTTTGGCCGAATGCTTTCCTCTGTTTACCAAGAACTGGAACGTCGTTTTTACATTAAACGTATCGCAACGATTTTCGCTTTTTGTTTGGTCTTGTCCTATCTGATTTTTTTCCAGCTCGAGCTGCCTTATGACTTCCGCGTCGGCGATGTCGCAAAATACGATGTGGTGTCGCCGTTCAGCTTCGAAATGACCGACGAGGTTACTACCGAAGAAAAACGTCTGCGTGCGGAACTCACAGTCCCGGTGGTTTATGACTTCGACACCTCAGTTTTTGAGCGTGTTTCCAGTGGCGTCTATAGATCTTTCCGGACGCAAAGATCCTTCCTGCGGGAAGTGCAATGGCCGAAGAGCCTCAAGGGCCGCGAAGAAGCCATGCGAGACTTCTTTCAGCACAAATCACAGTTTGAAAAAGAGCTCGGTATCGGTGTTTCTGATTTCATGTACGAGTGGCTGGTGGAAAACCGTTTCAATCCACGCATTGAAAGTGCGGTTGTTCGCAATCTTGAAAACTGGTACGAAAAGAAAATCGCAGAGGCTCCGGATCGATTCATTCCGAGCAATCAGAACACCGTTGTTGCGCGTGTGATTCATAAAAGCAATTTAGGCCGTGAGTTCAATCTGCCAAAGACAGAGATCCTAGATCTGCAGAACCCGGATCACTTCGAAGGAGACTTCTCGCGCGGCGCTGAGAAAATGACCGAGAGCGATCGTGCAAATATCTTGTATTTCTCGCGCTCGCTGGTCGTGCCGAATTTAACCCTCAATAAGCAAGAGGCCGCCTCGCGCAAGCAGATCGCTCGGGAAGCGATTATTCCTGTGAACATCACCATCAAGAAAAACCAGGTGATCGTACCGCAGGGGAGTGTTGTACAGCCGTTCCAGATGGCGATGATCCGTCAGATCCAGGCGATTCAGGCCGACCGCCGCGGCAACTTAATGACATTCTCGTTGGCGCTCTTTCTGACATTATTGATTATTGTTTTTGCCTCTTACATGCGTCGTTTTACGCTGAACAAGGTCCGCGTCTTTCCGAAAGACTCGATGGTGATGATGCTGATTATTCTGTCGGTGATTCTCATCACGAAGATTTACCTCTTTGTGACAGATGCGGCATTTGCGGCGAAGTTCGGTCATATTTTAACGCCAAAAGTATTCTTGTACGCGGCTCCGATGGCGGCGGCTCCGATGATGATGGGTCTGCTGGTCACTTCAGGTGAGATCGTGTGGCTGTTTACGGCCTTCACCGCATTCTGTGCCGGCATCATGACGGATTTCAGTTTCAACTTCATGCTCGTCACAATGGTCGGCGGTATCGCCGGAGCCCGTGGCGTGTTCATGTGTAAAACGCGCAATGATATTTACTGGGCGGGGATTCGTACCGGTCTCGTGAATGCCTTGCTTGTCGCCTTCTTGATGACGGTTAGCAAGATCGAGCAAGAAGGGGCATTGAATGAAGTTTATGTCACGATTCCTGCGGCGTTTGTTGGCGGGATCTTTAGTGCTCTTGTGACGATGATGATTATTCCGCTGCTTGAATCCGTGTTCAATTACACCACGGACGTGAAGCTGCTTGAGCTCAGCAACTTGAATCATCCGCTTCTCAAAGAAATGATCGTGAAAGCTCCAGGGACTTATCATCACTCGATGATGGTGGGCTCGATGGTGGAGGCCGCCGCTGAAGAGATCGACGCGAATCCGCTTTTGGGTAAAGTCATGTGCTATTACCACGATATCGGTAAGACCGAGCATGCGAATTACTTTATTGAAAATCAGAAGCCCGGCCATAACCCGCACGATCACATATCGCCGTTCATGAGTAAGACTTTGCTCGTGGCGCACGTAAAAGACGGGGTTGAGCTCGGCGTGAAGTTCAAGCTCGGAAAGCCGATCATTGACGGCATCATTCAACATCATGGCACGACGCTGATTTCATTCTTCTATAATAAAGCTCTCGATCTGAAAAAACCGGACGACTGCGAGATCTCTGAAGAGGATTTCCGTTATCCAGGTCCGAAGCCTCAGTTCCGTGAAGCGGCCCTTTGTATGCTCGCAGACAGTATTGAAGCTGCTGCGAGGTCGTTGGATGAACCCACGCCAACACGTTTACAAAACATTGTGCGTAACGTGATGCAAAGAAAATTCCAGGACGGGCAACTGGACGAGTGTAATCTGACGTTGAAAGATATTTCGAAAGTTGAAAACGCTTTTACACGCATTTTGCTGGGGATCTATCACCAGCGTATCGATTATCCGCGCGCAGCTGGCGGTGGATTGGGTGAAAAGACGTGA
- a CDS encoding nucleotidyltransferase domain-containing protein: MKLLNSTKSLVADTAILEAIKTIQERFPKKILGVYVTGSYANGYAVSTSDLDLYFVFDENLSKENEKLGEEINRQLENITPALDIAFRGLPSLLEMGEVGMRENYLHVFGEPVHLQIPSPSMEDYIYRRMHSGYLRMQLTRKTKPYTWPMDFPDDSGSLKGYDWREKISHNGKQFNSIKEIVVLTGWMATGLIAWKGNTYVPTKNHVVNLFKSFFDGPIATDFETTTEFCRTKLAYMAPDNKEDRQKLEALLPQVLKFENFFLENYQHFLIENLENTNPIRVRTSIIRLGEILYPNDLSLKALNNFATNNSSNKDVIEKSISQLVVERN, translated from the coding sequence ATGAAATTACTAAACTCAACAAAATCATTAGTCGCTGACACTGCCATTTTAGAGGCTATCAAGACGATTCAAGAAAGATTTCCTAAAAAGATTTTGGGCGTTTATGTGACTGGAAGCTACGCAAATGGTTATGCTGTTTCAACTTCTGACCTCGATTTATATTTTGTTTTCGATGAAAACCTCTCAAAAGAAAATGAGAAACTTGGCGAAGAAATTAACCGGCAACTAGAAAATATCACACCCGCATTAGATATCGCATTCCGAGGTCTCCCAAGTCTTTTGGAGATGGGAGAGGTTGGAATGCGCGAAAACTACCTCCATGTTTTTGGAGAACCAGTTCATCTGCAAATCCCATCGCCGTCTATGGAAGACTATATCTATCGCAGAATGCACTCTGGTTATTTAAGAATGCAACTAACTCGTAAAACAAAGCCATACACTTGGCCTATGGATTTTCCAGACGATAGCGGTTCCCTTAAGGGCTACGATTGGCGCGAGAAAATTAGTCACAACGGCAAGCAATTTAATTCCATTAAAGAAATCGTGGTTCTCACAGGTTGGATGGCAACCGGACTCATTGCCTGGAAGGGAAATACCTACGTTCCAACTAAAAACCACGTGGTAAATCTCTTTAAATCATTTTTTGACGGGCCGATTGCTACTGATTTTGAGACTACTACGGAGTTTTGCCGAACAAAACTTGCGTACATGGCTCCAGACAATAAAGAAGATCGACAAAAGCTTGAAGCCCTACTTCCACAAGTTTTGAAATTTGAAAATTTCTTTCTCGAAAACTATCAGCATTTTCTTATAGAAAATCTTGAAAATACTAATCCTATTCGCGTTCGAACTAGTATCATTCGCCTTGGAGAAATCCTCTATCCAAACGATCTCTCTTTAAAAGCACTCAATAACTTTGCTACTAATAACAGTTCGAATAAAGATGTTATTGAAAAATCTATTTCTCAACTCGTAGTAGAAAGAAACTAA
- the trpS gene encoding tryptophan--tRNA ligase — MKPVILTGDRPTGPLHIGHYVGSLANRVKLQHDYQQYLLIADTQALTDNFDNPQKVRDNILEVALDYLAVGLDPDKNTIFIQSQIPELFELSMHFMNLVTVSRLMRNPTVKEEIKQKNMEESLPAGFFVYPVSQAADILAFKADLVPVGEDQNPMIEQTNEIARRFNHLYKTSCLKEVKSMVGTTGRLMGVDGKAKMSKSAGNAILLSDTADMIKSKVQKMYTDSNHLKVSDPGQVEGNVVFSFLDVFDTNKIELEELKSHYRRGGLGDGVLKQRLTGILEEFIGPIRRRREEYAKDPKHVIEICMKGSHKARERASQTLKEVREVMALIPYE, encoded by the coding sequence ATGAAACCCGTTATTTTAACCGGCGACCGCCCAACAGGCCCGTTGCATATTGGCCACTACGTGGGTTCCCTCGCCAATCGCGTAAAACTTCAGCACGATTACCAGCAATACTTACTCATCGCCGACACCCAGGCACTGACCGACAATTTCGATAATCCGCAAAAAGTCCGCGACAATATCTTAGAAGTCGCTTTGGATTATTTAGCTGTGGGCTTGGACCCGGATAAGAACACCATCTTTATTCAGTCGCAGATCCCAGAGCTGTTTGAGCTCAGCATGCACTTCATGAACCTCGTCACCGTGTCGCGCTTAATGCGCAATCCGACAGTGAAAGAGGAAATCAAGCAAAAGAACATGGAAGAAAGCCTGCCTGCGGGATTCTTCGTTTACCCGGTCAGCCAGGCCGCCGATATTTTGGCGTTCAAGGCGGACCTTGTTCCCGTGGGCGAAGATCAAAATCCGATGATTGAGCAAACCAACGAGATCGCCCGCCGATTTAATCACCTCTATAAAACTTCGTGCCTCAAAGAGGTCAAAAGCATGGTCGGTACCACCGGCCGCTTGATGGGTGTCGACGGCAAAGCCAAGATGAGTAAATCTGCAGGCAATGCGATTTTACTTTCTGACACCGCCGACATGATCAAATCCAAGGTGCAGAAGATGTACACCGATTCGAATCACTTGAAAGTCTCGGATCCCGGTCAAGTGGAAGGCAACGTGGTCTTTAGCTTCCTTGATGTCTTTGACACGAATAAAATAGAACTTGAAGAGTTGAAATCCCACTACCGCCGTGGCGGTCTCGGCGACGGCGTGCTCAAGCAACGCCTCACGGGGATCCTCGAAGAATTCATTGGACCAATCCGCCGCCGTCGCGAAGAATATGCAAAGGACCCAAAACACGTGATAGAAATTTGCATGAAAGGAAGCCACAAAGCTCGCGAACGCGCTTCGCAAACATTGAAAGAAGTGCGTGAAGTGATGGCGCTAATTCCCTATGAATAG
- the mazG gene encoding nucleoside triphosphate pyrophosphohydrolase — protein MPKGPGNLKDNRESIQALVDIVADLRGPNGCPWDKEQNHRTLARYAIEETHEMVEALEEREVSREKSGPNSDSFISSSAKFKDELGDVLFQVVLHAQLAAEEGSFNFNDVVANISEKLVRRHPHVFSGVNVSGIDEVWKNWEAIKKAEKAARGEKAALINVPSALPALQRAMTIGEKTRKLKFDWDGPQDVWLKVEEEIAELQEAMDNDVMSEIEHELGDVLFSVAQLARHYELDPEQVLRTANARFLGRFEKMIQGYRASEAPTAEVDDVLKKFGALSNEDKEKFWQLAKKS, from the coding sequence ATGCCAAAAGGTCCAGGAAATCTCAAAGATAATCGTGAGTCCATTCAAGCTTTGGTCGATATCGTGGCAGACCTTCGTGGCCCCAACGGGTGCCCCTGGGACAAGGAACAAAATCATCGCACTTTAGCGCGTTATGCCATCGAAGAAACCCACGAGATGGTCGAGGCCCTAGAGGAAAGGGAAGTTTCCCGAGAGAAATCGGGCCCCAACTCTGATTCGTTTATTTCTTCAAGCGCCAAGTTCAAAGACGAGCTCGGCGATGTGCTTTTCCAAGTGGTTTTGCATGCACAATTGGCTGCAGAAGAGGGTTCTTTCAACTTCAATGATGTGGTCGCAAATATCTCTGAAAAACTCGTGCGCCGTCACCCGCATGTTTTTAGCGGTGTGAATGTCAGCGGTATCGATGAAGTTTGGAAAAATTGGGAAGCGATCAAGAAGGCCGAAAAAGCCGCCCGCGGAGAAAAGGCGGCGTTGATCAATGTTCCGTCCGCACTCCCCGCTCTTCAGCGCGCGATGACGATTGGTGAGAAAACGCGCAAGCTGAAATTCGACTGGGATGGCCCGCAGGATGTGTGGCTCAAGGTCGAAGAAGAAATCGCCGAGCTGCAAGAAGCGATGGACAACGACGTGATGAGCGAGATTGAACACGAACTCGGCGATGTGCTGTTCTCGGTGGCGCAACTGGCACGTCACTACGAGCTCGATCCGGAGCAAGTCTTACGAACAGCAAACGCGCGTTTCTTGGGCCGCTTTGAAAAGATGATTCAGGGTTATCGCGCGAGCGAGGCGCCGACGGCGGAAGTCGATGATGTGCTGAAAAAGTTTGGCGCTTTGTCGAATGAAGACAAAGAAAAGTTCTGGCAGCTTGCGAAGAAGTCCTAG
- the ybeY gene encoding rRNA maturation RNase YbeY, with translation MKVLVVNQSALKVPRKFIQTWCDQIEKEFLKKKIFNKATAKKELTVVFLDPKEAKAMNKQFRGKDYATDVLSFESMAPDSLGELVMCPQVLVKQAKEHGLKNREELGYMLLHGILHLLGYDHETSSQDAEKMFSIQDAVFVKLLAKNI, from the coding sequence GTGAAGGTTCTTGTCGTCAACCAAAGTGCTCTGAAAGTTCCGCGCAAGTTTATTCAAACTTGGTGTGATCAAATCGAAAAAGAATTTCTTAAGAAAAAAATCTTCAATAAAGCCACTGCGAAAAAAGAACTCACAGTGGTTTTCCTGGATCCTAAAGAAGCCAAAGCAATGAACAAGCAATTCCGTGGCAAAGACTACGCGACGGACGTGCTCAGCTTCGAGAGTATGGCGCCGGATTCCTTAGGGGAGCTTGTGATGTGCCCTCAGGTTTTGGTGAAACAAGCCAAAGAGCACGGTCTTAAAAACCGAGAAGAACTCGGGTATATGTTGCTTCACGGGATTTTACACCTTCTAGGTTACGATCATGAGACATCTTCCCAAGATGCTGAAAAAATGTTTAGCATCCAGGATGCAGTCTTTGTTAAGCTTCTTGCTAAGAATATCTAG
- the infA gene encoding translation initiation factor IF-1 produces MAKDDLVSVEGKVTDLSAGGVYFIDLENGVPIKARLCGKMKRFNIKVVVGDRVTVGVSPYDPTHGLITHRHKF; encoded by the coding sequence GTGGCTAAGGATGATCTCGTATCGGTCGAGGGGAAAGTAACTGACCTCTCTGCCGGTGGTGTCTACTTCATCGACCTAGAAAATGGCGTTCCTATCAAAGCCCGCCTCTGCGGCAAGATGAAACGCTTCAATATCAAAGTCGTCGTAGGAGATCGAGTGACCGTCGGAGTTTCTCCGTACGATCCAACACACGGTCTCATCACTCACAGACATAAGTTCTAA
- a CDS encoding DUF4336 domain-containing protein has product MLKAVADGLWVAEDFLKAPAGMKMAIRSTIIALDANNLMVISPIEPTPKLVEAISDIGMVKYIVAPNGMHHLYVNKFAANFPEAEIWGPADLHAKRNDIQFSGVLDTQEVMPWDHYVEMHSLKARAPMFEEFLFFHPKTKTLIVTDMMFNFHHFDNWLMKLIAKINGGYNRLAMTRIGKMYFNNKESLKSAVRQILDWKPDNLIVAHGDIIQGGATPQLVAATERMR; this is encoded by the coding sequence ATGCTAAAAGCCGTGGCTGATGGATTGTGGGTGGCGGAGGACTTTTTAAAAGCTCCGGCCGGAATGAAAATGGCGATTCGTTCAACCATCATAGCACTCGATGCAAACAATCTGATGGTGATTTCTCCGATAGAACCGACTCCGAAGCTTGTTGAGGCTATCAGTGATATTGGCATGGTAAAGTACATTGTGGCGCCGAATGGAATGCATCACCTTTATGTGAATAAATTTGCTGCGAACTTTCCTGAGGCTGAAATCTGGGGCCCTGCGGATCTTCACGCAAAACGCAATGACATTCAATTCAGCGGTGTTCTTGATACCCAAGAAGTTATGCCGTGGGATCATTACGTTGAAATGCATTCGCTCAAAGCTCGCGCACCGATGTTTGAAGAATTTCTGTTTTTTCACCCGAAAACAAAGACGCTGATTGTGACGGATATGATGTTTAACTTCCATCACTTCGATAATTGGCTGATGAAATTAATCGCAAAAATTAACGGTGGCTACAATCGTCTGGCAATGACCCGCATCGGGAAAATGTATTTCAATAATAAGGAATCTCTGAAATCAGCCGTCCGTCAGATTCTTGACTGGAAGCCTGACAATCTGATCGTCGCCCACGGAGACATCATTCAGGGCGGAGCAACGCCCCAGCTAGTAGCTGCGACGGAGCGCATGAGATGA
- a CDS encoding RNA-binding protein has product MGKKLYVGNLSFSIDSDQLADVFAEFGTVESANVITDRETGRSKGFGFVEMAADEQAQAAITKLHGSDLGGRAMNVSEAKPQEKRPGGGGRGGFGGGGRGGRY; this is encoded by the coding sequence ATGGGAAAAAAACTTTACGTAGGTAACCTTTCATTTTCAATCGATTCAGATCAATTGGCTGACGTTTTTGCAGAATTCGGCACTGTTGAATCTGCGAACGTTATCACTGACCGTGAAACAGGCCGTAGCAAAGGTTTCGGTTTCGTAGAAATGGCTGCTGATGAACAAGCGCAAGCTGCAATCACAAAATTGCACGGTTCAGACCTTGGTGGTCGCGCGATGAACGTTTCTGAAGCAAAACCACAAGAGAAGCGCCCAGGTGGCGGCGGACGTGGTGGCTTCGGCGGTGGCGGCCGCGGTGGTCGTTACTAG
- a CDS encoding DUF4339 domain-containing protein has translation MSTQQAANFSHHEWYILRGEMKYGPYEYSALIHMIQTGELYDYNYVWAPHMESWMLLGDINEFSKDRLARLIQTQDHLSGAFIKRGSPRIDVDIDIYAHNNANFFDGKCTSISDNGALLLLNDPLLLPGQEIVIHFRGNGSNNPTGFNVKAEVIRKNFTKQRINVKSGLHYAVRFLQVQKSGQDQIKNMLLKK, from the coding sequence ATGAGCACACAGCAGGCAGCAAATTTTAGTCATCATGAATGGTACATCCTTCGCGGTGAAATGAAGTACGGTCCTTACGAGTACAGTGCGCTCATTCACATGATTCAAACAGGCGAGCTCTACGATTATAACTACGTATGGGCTCCGCACATGGAAAGCTGGATGTTACTGGGCGACATCAACGAGTTTTCTAAAGACAGACTAGCCCGTCTCATCCAGACACAGGACCATTTGTCAGGTGCTTTCATCAAGCGTGGTTCTCCACGTATTGATGTTGATATCGACATCTACGCTCACAATAATGCCAATTTCTTCGACGGAAAATGTACATCTATCAGCGATAACGGTGCGTTGTTGCTTTTAAACGATCCCTTGCTGCTACCAGGCCAGGAAATCGTGATTCATTTCCGCGGAAATGGCTCTAATAACCCTACAGGTTTTAATGTAAAAGCCGAAGTTATTAGAAAGAACTTCACTAAGCAAAGAATTAACGTCAAATCCGGTTTGCATTACGCTGTTCGTTTCCTCCAAGTGCAAAAGTCCGGACAAGACCAGATTAAGAATATGTTATTAAAAAAGTAA